Proteins found in one Schistocerca serialis cubense isolate TAMUIC-IGC-003099 chromosome 5, iqSchSeri2.2, whole genome shotgun sequence genomic segment:
- the LOC126481717 gene encoding piggyBac transposable element-derived protein 4-like: MSGNPGPSFVRTDDSNFEEKLSRIIDEVGSDISDFDFSYVKDGDIIHSEHDSESSVSGESESDEERYEGESDSDEEEERAGKYFYGRNRSKWSAVQPNRHVRIPTHNILKIPALRHKFRGQSQIDPLTAWSYIFSDDMLNEILTGTNEKLEKIHGKYTNTEKIEVRPCTMTEMKSYIGLLIYTAVFKSNNEDIRSLFCTDGTGRDIFSINMSSARFSVILNCLRFDNPDDRELRKVSDPAAGTTNILHKFNENSQRSYILGAHATVDEMIIGFRGRCKFKTYIPSEPAKCGQKLQCFANSRTNYIFNTYLCCEKGPDGAGLSPDEKEYAVPTQAVLRLCKPIAHTNQIITADNWCVSIELAGVLRKNGLNTVGTMRKNRKEIPASFCLTVDVKLEQRCMDLPNTSR, from the coding sequence atgtcAGGTAACCCTGGTCCTTCGTTTGTGAGAACAGACGAttcaaattttgaagaaaaactttCAAGAATTATTGATGAAGTGGGGAGCGACATATCCGATTTTGACTTTTCTTATGTGAAGGATGGTGATATTATACATAGTGAACATGATTCGGAATCCAGTGTGTCTGGCGAGAGTGAAAGTGACGAGGAAAGGTATGAAGGAGAATCAGATAGTGATGAAGAAGAGGAACGTGCTGGGAAATACTTCTATGGCAGAAATAGGTCCAAGTGGTCGGCAGTACAACCAAACAGGCATGTCAGAATTCCAACTCATAATATATTGAAGATACCAGCACTTCGACACAAATTCAGAGGACAATCACAGATCGACCCACTGACTGCTTGGAGCTATATTTTCAGTGATGATATGCTGAACGAAATACTCACAGGGACAAATGAGAAACTTGAAAAAATTCATGGAAAATACACGAATACGGAGAAAATAGAAGTCAGACCTTGTACAATGACTGAAATGAAGAGTTACATTGGCCTTCTTATATACACTGCAGTATTCAAATCGAATAACGAAGACATACGTTCTCTCTTTTGTACTGATGGGACTGGCCGTGATATTTTCAGTATCAATATGTCATCAGCAAGATTTTCTGTAATTCTCAACTGCCTGAGATTTGACAACCCTGATGACAGGGAGTTACGTAAGGTTTCTGATCCAGCAGCTGGTACAACAAACATTCTACATAAATTCAACGAAAATTCGCAGCGATCCTATATTCTTGGGGCTCATGCTACAGTTGATGAAATGATAATCGGTTTCAGAGGACGCTGTAAATTCAAAACGTATATTCCATCTGAACCGGCGAAGTGCGGCCAGAAGCTTCAGTGCTTCGCCAACTCCAGGACTAACTACATCTTCAACACCTATCTCTGCTGTGAAAAAGGTCCTGATGGAGCAGGACTTTCCCCAGACGAGAAGGAATACGCCGTTCCCACTCAGGCTGTCCTCAGATTGTGCAAGCCAATAGCACATACTAACCAAATCATTACTGCTGATAACTGGTGTGTGTCAATAGAACTTGCAGGCGTGCTACGGAAAAATGGTTTGAACACAGTGGGAACAATGCGGAAGAACCGAAAGGAAATTCCGGCATCTTTTTGCCTTACCGTAGACGTGAAGTTGGAACAACGCTGTATGGATTTACCAAACACATCACGCTGA